A portion of the Blastopirellula sediminis genome contains these proteins:
- a CDS encoding ABC transporter permease yields the protein MKFLRYTLKTLWRHRSRTILTVSGSAVAIFVFCFVGAIREGMNDLKRRQDEKGALIVFQANKFCPATSHLPQDYEQKITKLPGVRDVTPIQVFTNNCRASLDVIVFYGLPPAKLRAARKFELVEGSWSEFETHQDAAVVGAAVARRRGINVGEKFSIGDLSVNIAGIFTAEDPAEENYIYSHLEFLQRGKGLNLVGTVTQHEVALIEGADPSAVCAAIDDLFRGGPVETDTRSKGVFQAKSLGDLTQLIEMAQYLGLACVGLVLALVATTTVMAVQDRVQEYAVLQTLGFSTMRIFSLVLSESAILSFVGGTVGVIIAMITLYFGHLSVAAEAVAVAFTPSLSLALQGVLIAIAAGLIAGVAPAWQAATTEVVPALRHG from the coding sequence ATGAAATTCCTGCGGTACACCCTGAAAACGCTTTGGCGACACCGCTCGCGGACCATCCTGACGGTCAGCGGTTCGGCCGTGGCAATCTTCGTCTTCTGTTTCGTCGGCGCGATCCGCGAAGGGATGAATGACCTGAAGCGACGCCAGGATGAAAAAGGCGCCCTGATCGTCTTCCAGGCCAACAAGTTCTGCCCCGCGACCAGCCATCTGCCGCAAGACTACGAACAAAAGATCACCAAACTCCCCGGCGTCCGCGACGTCACTCCGATCCAGGTCTTCACCAACAACTGCCGGGCCAGTCTCGACGTCATCGTCTTCTACGGACTTCCCCCCGCCAAGCTGCGAGCCGCTCGCAAATTCGAACTCGTTGAAGGAAGCTGGAGTGAGTTTGAGACGCATCAGGACGCCGCCGTCGTCGGCGCCGCAGTCGCACGTCGCCGTGGAATCAACGTCGGCGAGAAGTTTTCGATCGGCGACTTGTCGGTCAACATCGCCGGCATCTTCACCGCCGAAGATCCGGCTGAAGAAAACTACATCTATTCGCATCTCGAGTTTCTCCAGCGCGGCAAAGGTCTGAACCTGGTCGGTACCGTCACCCAACACGAAGTCGCGCTGATCGAAGGCGCCGATCCGAGCGCCGTCTGCGCAGCGATCGACGACCTCTTCCGCGGCGGCCCCGTCGAAACCGATACCCGGTCAAAAGGAGTTTTCCAAGCGAAGAGCCTTGGCGATCTCACACAGTTGATTGAGATGGCGCAGTACCTCGGCCTCGCGTGCGTCGGACTCGTCCTGGCGTTGGTCGCCACCACGACGGTAATGGCGGTCCAAGACCGCGTGCAGGAATATGCGGTGCTGCAAACGCTCGGCTTCAGCACGATGCGGATCTTCTCGCTCGTCCTCTCCGAAAGTGCGATCCTCAGCTTCGTCGGCGGAACCGTCGGCGTCATCATCGCCATGATCACGCTCTACTTCGGCCACCTATCGGTAGCCGCCGAAGCCGTCGCCGTCGCGTTCACGCCATCTCTATCGCTCGCCCTCCAAGGCGTACTCATCGCCATCGCCGCCGGCCTCATCGCCGGCGTCGCCCCGGCCTGGCAAGCGGCGACAACCGAGGTCGTTCCGGCACTCCGACACGGCTAA
- a CDS encoding ABC transporter ATP-binding protein, whose amino-acid sequence MPLVEIRNVTKRYRQGEETITPLDDLSLDIDEGEFLSLMGSSGTGKSTLLNLVASIDRPDSGSIHVGGVEITRLSRTRLAAWRAANMGYIFQTHNLIPVLTAFENVELPLLLLPMSRKERHRRVEIALGAVDLLDRANHYPRQLSGGQEQRVGIARAIVAHPKVVVADEPTGDLDPTNSEQILQLLRELNEQLGVTLLMVTHDQEAAETAKRQFRLDRGKLVETTPAQANS is encoded by the coding sequence ATGCCCCTGGTTGAAATTCGCAACGTCACCAAACGTTATCGCCAAGGCGAAGAAACCATCACGCCGCTTGACGATCTGTCGCTCGACATCGACGAAGGAGAATTCCTGTCGTTGATGGGGTCGAGCGGCACAGGCAAGTCGACGCTGCTCAACCTGGTCGCCAGCATCGATCGGCCAGACTCCGGTTCGATTCATGTCGGCGGCGTCGAGATCACGCGATTGTCCCGGACCAGGCTCGCCGCGTGGCGAGCCGCGAACATGGGTTATATCTTCCAAACGCACAACTTGATCCCCGTTCTGACGGCGTTTGAAAATGTCGAGCTCCCCTTGCTCCTGCTACCGATGTCCCGCAAAGAACGGCATCGCCGCGTGGAAATTGCCCTTGGGGCGGTCGACTTGCTCGATCGGGCGAATCACTACCCGCGGCAACTCTCTGGCGGTCAAGAGCAGCGGGTCGGCATCGCCCGGGCGATCGTCGCTCATCCCAAAGTGGTCGTCGCCGACGAACCGACCGGCGATCTCGATCCGACCAATTCCGAGCAAATCCTGCAACTGCTGCGCGAACTGAACGAGCAGCTCGGCGTGACGCTGCTGATGGTGACGCACGACCAGGAAGCGGCGGAAACGGCGAAACGGCAGTTCCGTCTCGATCGGGGCAAACTGGTCGAAACGACTCCGGCCCAGGCCAACAGTTAG
- a CDS encoding efflux RND transporter periplasmic adaptor subunit, producing MNSSVDLRQLAIDRGATTIAPRRRLLTRYVIPGAIAAGFLALVAWSLRDFAFPPTAVTVSPVISVRSAQQRGGSPLFQAAGWIEPRPTPIRVAALAPGIVESLLVVDDQPIRKGEPIAKLVVEDAQLALERAEADVKLREAEMDEAKSNLVAANTRLEEPVHLEAILGDSEAMLAQLETLLKNLPFETTRAIARREYAQIDFESKERIRTSIAAREVDAAKSEFDAADALVRELQQRQSALESQQTALRQRRDAIKRQLELLTDEKKAVGESTARLKAAEARVAQAKVQMAEAQLRLDRMTISAPVTGRIYQLIGHPGAKVGGDLTRSVGYDGSTIVTMYQPDKLQVRVDVRFEDVPHVSLRQSVEINNPALSAPLTGQVLYISSEADIQKNTLQVKVALDNPPPFFKPEMLVDVTFLEPQHQVASTEPNQQRQLLIPATAIHTSGLGDFVWLADQSDRRAVRQAIKTGAKVDDLVEIADGLNVTSRVITSAVRPLAEGDRIVVQEDASPAANASPQRSQLSRLPSAGNS from the coding sequence ATGAACTCTTCCGTCGATCTTCGGCAGTTGGCGATTGATCGCGGCGCAACTACCATTGCGCCGCGGCGTCGCCTTCTGACCAGATACGTCATCCCAGGCGCTATCGCCGCCGGCTTTCTCGCGCTTGTCGCCTGGTCGCTGCGCGATTTCGCCTTTCCTCCCACGGCGGTGACCGTATCGCCGGTGATCTCGGTTCGCTCCGCCCAGCAGCGCGGCGGCAGCCCGTTGTTCCAAGCGGCCGGCTGGATTGAGCCGCGACCAACGCCGATCCGGGTCGCCGCCCTGGCGCCCGGAATCGTCGAGTCGCTGCTGGTCGTCGACGATCAACCGATTAGGAAGGGGGAACCGATCGCCAAGCTGGTCGTCGAAGATGCGCAGCTTGCCCTCGAAAGAGCCGAAGCCGACGTCAAGCTGCGCGAAGCGGAAATGGACGAAGCGAAGTCGAATCTTGTCGCCGCCAATACGCGACTCGAAGAGCCGGTTCACCTCGAAGCGATTCTCGGGGACTCAGAAGCGATGCTCGCCCAACTCGAAACGCTGCTCAAGAACCTTCCCTTCGAGACAACCCGCGCGATCGCCCGGCGCGAGTACGCCCAGATTGACTTTGAAAGCAAAGAGCGGATTCGCACCTCCATCGCCGCGCGCGAGGTCGACGCCGCCAAGTCGGAGTTCGACGCCGCCGATGCGCTCGTCAGAGAGCTGCAGCAACGGCAATCGGCGCTCGAGAGTCAACAAACGGCGCTCCGTCAACGCCGCGACGCGATCAAGCGGCAACTCGAACTGCTGACCGACGAGAAGAAAGCGGTCGGCGAATCGACCGCCCGTCTGAAAGCGGCCGAGGCCCGCGTTGCGCAAGCCAAAGTGCAAATGGCCGAGGCGCAGTTGCGTCTCGACCGGATGACGATCTCGGCGCCGGTAACCGGTCGGATCTACCAACTGATCGGCCACCCTGGCGCCAAGGTTGGTGGAGATTTGACCCGCTCGGTCGGCTACGACGGCAGCACCATCGTCACCATGTATCAGCCGGACAAGCTGCAAGTACGGGTCGACGTTCGCTTCGAAGACGTGCCGCACGTCTCGTTGCGTCAGTCGGTCGAAATCAACAATCCGGCGCTTTCAGCACCGCTGACGGGTCAAGTCCTCTACATCAGTTCGGAAGCCGACATTCAGAAAAACACGCTGCAGGTGAAGGTGGCGCTCGACAATCCGCCTCCCTTCTTTAAACCGGAGATGCTGGTCGACGTCACCTTCCTCGAACCGCAGCACCAGGTCGCTTCGACCGAACCGAACCAGCAGCGGCAGTTGCTCATCCCGGCGACGGCGATTCATACGTCAGGACTCGGCGACTTCGTCTGGCTGGCCGATCAAAGCGATCGCCGCGCCGTTCGGCAAGCGATCAAGACCGGCGCAAAGGTCGACGACCTGGTCGAAATCGCCGACGGCCTGAACGTCACCAGCCGGGTAATCACCTCCGCGGTAAGGCCGCTTGCCGAGGGAGACCGCATCGTCGTCCAGGAAGATGCCTCCCCCGCAGCCAACGCTTCTCCCCAACGCTCGCAACTTTCGCGGCTACCCAGCGCAGGAAATTCGTAA
- a CDS encoding ABC transporter permease, whose translation MFIRTLPWEYAVRNLLRRPLRTSLTCAGLSLVVVLTLVVIGFIRGLEKSLAASGERRTALVFSLGMGENLEYSSIPMRSSDLLAASVKPIERRYGQSYVSPELYGGCEIGIPPLPEPAMGLVRGVTSSVLLVRRQVELEEGAWPQVGEVMVGRLAATKLGLSQSALHPGDTLEFEGRTWRISGLFSSGGAAFESEIWCRLDDLQQAMKRQDLSLIAATLEPGGDFADVDLFCKERLDLELQAIRETDYYAGLQRDYRPIRSLAWLLVVLIAGAGGFAGLNTMYGSVMGRIPELATLQTIGFVRRAIALSLIQEGMLLAATACLIGTAVTLAFVQGTALRFTMGAVSLQLDESTVFLGCGIGMLIGLAGAIPPAIRALRMPVVSALRAV comes from the coding sequence ATGTTCATTCGCACATTACCGTGGGAGTACGCGGTTCGAAACCTCCTTCGCCGTCCGCTGCGCACGTCGCTGACGTGCGCCGGGTTGTCGCTGGTCGTCGTTTTGACGCTGGTCGTGATCGGCTTCATCCGCGGCTTGGAAAAATCGCTCGCCGCCAGCGGCGAGCGCCGCACGGCCCTCGTCTTTTCGCTGGGGATGGGAGAGAACCTCGAGTACTCTTCGATCCCGATGCGAAGCAGCGACCTGCTGGCCGCTAGCGTAAAGCCGATCGAGCGTCGATATGGCCAAAGCTACGTTTCGCCGGAACTATACGGCGGTTGCGAAATCGGCATCCCTCCCCTGCCGGAACCGGCGATGGGGCTGGTTCGCGGCGTTACCTCTTCCGTGCTCTTGGTCCGCCGCCAGGTCGAACTTGAGGAAGGGGCATGGCCGCAGGTTGGCGAAGTAATGGTGGGGCGTCTGGCCGCGACCAAGCTCGGACTATCCCAATCGGCGCTTCACCCCGGCGATACGCTGGAGTTTGAAGGTCGCACGTGGCGGATCAGCGGCCTTTTCTCGTCCGGAGGCGCCGCGTTCGAATCCGAAATCTGGTGTCGCCTGGATGACCTGCAACAAGCGATGAAGCGGCAGGATCTCAGCTTAATCGCCGCGACGCTCGAGCCCGGCGGAGACTTCGCCGACGTCGACTTGTTTTGCAAAGAGCGACTTGATCTCGAACTGCAAGCGATCCGCGAGACCGACTATTACGCTGGCTTACAGCGCGACTATCGACCGATTCGATCGCTCGCCTGGCTGTTGGTCGTGCTGATCGCCGGCGCCGGCGGTTTCGCCGGACTAAACACGATGTACGGCAGCGTGATGGGACGCATCCCCGAACTCGCCACGCTGCAAACGATCGGCTTCGTCCGCCGCGCGATCGCGCTCAGCTTGATTCAGGAAGGAATGTTGTTGGCGGCGACCGCTTGTTTGATAGGAACGGCCGTCACTTTGGCTTTCGTACAAGGAACCGCGCTTCGCTTCACGATGGGGGCGGTTTCGCTGCAGCTCGACGAGTCGACGGTCTTTCTCGGCTGCGGCATTGGCATGTTGATTGGACTGGCCGGAGCGATTCCGCCGGCGATTCGCGCGTTGCGAATGCCTGTGGTTTCGGCCCTTCGCGCCGTATGA